A single region of the Streptomyces sp. NBC_00236 genome encodes:
- a CDS encoding acyl-ACP desaturase, protein MPPSDLSGRPDPSDRSAARAESSLLAELQPVVESNLHRHLDVAKEWFPHEYIPWGQGRDFEGPLGGEAWTQDEAKLPEVARTSLVVNLLTEDNLPGYHFAVAEFGRDGAWGNWVNRWTAEEARHGIALRDYLLATRAVDPRALERARMAHMSAGYDRPDGFSALHAIAYASFQELATRISHRNTGHVSADPVCDALLARIAADENLHMVFYRNLVDAAFELAPDRAMEAVRDVVTGFEMPGSTIRDFGRKSAEIAIAGIYDLRLHHDSVVMPILRNLRVFERDGFGPAGDAAREELAAFVARLDSQATSFTDRREGIRAARAKRAAAVAA, encoded by the coding sequence ATGCCACCCAGCGACCTTTCAGGCCGTCCCGACCCTTCGGACCGTTCCGCAGCACGGGCCGAGAGCTCCCTGCTGGCCGAGCTCCAGCCCGTGGTGGAAAGCAACCTCCACCGCCACCTCGACGTCGCCAAGGAGTGGTTCCCGCACGAGTACATCCCGTGGGGCCAAGGCCGGGACTTCGAGGGCCCGCTCGGCGGTGAGGCATGGACCCAGGACGAGGCGAAGCTCCCGGAGGTGGCCCGTACCTCGCTCGTGGTCAACCTCCTGACCGAGGACAACCTGCCGGGCTACCACTTCGCGGTGGCCGAGTTCGGCAGGGACGGGGCCTGGGGCAACTGGGTCAACCGCTGGACGGCCGAAGAGGCCCGGCACGGCATCGCCCTGCGCGACTACCTCCTCGCCACCCGGGCCGTCGACCCCAGGGCCCTGGAGCGGGCCCGGATGGCACACATGTCGGCGGGATACGACCGCCCCGACGGCTTCAGCGCCCTGCACGCGATCGCGTACGCCTCCTTCCAGGAGCTCGCCACCCGGATCTCGCACCGCAACACCGGCCATGTGAGCGCCGATCCGGTCTGCGACGCACTGCTCGCCCGGATCGCGGCGGACGAGAACCTGCACATGGTCTTCTACCGGAACCTGGTCGACGCCGCGTTCGAGCTCGCTCCCGACCGGGCGATGGAGGCCGTACGCGATGTCGTGACCGGGTTCGAGATGCCCGGCTCGACGATCAGGGACTTCGGGCGCAAGTCCGCGGAGATCGCCATCGCGGGCATCTACGACCTGCGGCTGCACCACGACAGCGTGGTGATGCCGATCCTGCGCAATCTGCGCGTGTTCGAGCGGGACGGGTTCGGCCCGGCCGGCGACGCGGCACGCGAGGAACTCGCCGCGTTCGTGGCCCGGCTGGACAGCCAGGCCACGTCCTTCACGGACCGGCGCGAAGGCATCCGGGCCGCACGGGCCAAGCGAGCGGCGGCCGTCGCTGCCTGA